In the Gopherus flavomarginatus isolate rGopFla2 chromosome 6, rGopFla2.mat.asm, whole genome shotgun sequence genome, one interval contains:
- the MEN1 gene encoding menin: MGLKPWQKALFPLRSVEDVVRLFMAELQQEQPDLVLLSLVLGFVEHFLAVNRVIPTNVPGISFEPCPGPEPDSLTYFPVAELSIVAALYARFTAQIRGAVDLSLYPRPEGFSSRELVKKVSDVIWNSLSRSYFKDRAHIQSLFSFITGTKLDSSGVAFAVVGACQVLGLPDVHLALSEDHAWVVFGRDGEQTAEVTWHGKGNEDRRGQTVNAGVAERSWLYLKGSYLRCDRHMEVAFMVCAINPSIDLHTDSLELLQLQQRLLWVLYDMGHLERYPMALGNLADLEELEPTPGRPDPLSIYHKGISSARKYYNNEHIYPYMYLAGYHCRNKNVKEALEAWADTATVIQDYNYCREDEEIYKEFFDVANDVVPNLLKEVANLAEPLEEKGAGERGEGSPVQAGGSALQDPECFAHLLRFYDGICKWEEGSPTPVLHVGWATFLVQSLGRFDGQVRQKVTIVAREAEANEDDEQGSEDPREGRRRGPRRESKPEEPPLPKKISERRRPSSGPRPDKPSAAEKEEGGPPAPGIPLAAPPEGPVLTFQSEKMKGMKELLVAAKINSSAIKLQLTAQSQVQMKKQKVSAPRDYTLAFLKRPRKSL, from the exons atggggctgaagccgtGGCAGAAGGCCCTGTTCCCGCTGCGCTCGGTGGAGGACGTGGTGCGGCTATTCATGGCCgagctgcagcaggagcagcccGATCTGGTGCTGCTGTCGCTGGTGCTGGGTTTTGTGGAGCATTTCCTGGCTGTGAACCGCGTCATACCCACCAACGTCCCGGGCATCAGCTTCGAGCCATGCCCGGGACCGGAGCCCGACAGCCTCACCTACTTCCCTGTGGCTGAGCTGTCCATCGTGGCTGCGCTGTACGCCCGCTTCACCGCCCAGATCCGTGGCGCTGTTGACCTGTCCCTCTACCCCCGGCCCGAGGGCTTCTCCTCCCGCGAGCTGGTCAAGAAGGTGTCGGATGTCATCTGGAACAGCCTCAGCCGCTCCTACTTCAAAGACCGGGCCCACATCCAGTCCCTCTTCAGCTTCATCACAG GCACTAAGCTGGACAGCTCAGGGGTGGCCTTTGCTGTGGTGGGGGCCTGCCAGGTGCTGGGGCTGCCGGATGTACACCTGGCGCTCTCTGAGGACCATGCCTGGGTGGTGTTTGGTCGGGATGGTGAGCAGACTGCTGAGGTGACCTGGCACGGCAAAGGCAATGAGGACCGGCGTGGGCAGACCGTGAATGCCGGCGTGGCTGAGCGG AGCTGGCTGTACCTGAAGGGCTCGTACCTGCGCTGTGACCGGCACATGGAGGTGGCCTTCATGGTGTGCGCCATCAACCCCTCCATTGACCTGCACACTGAcagcctggagctgctgcagctgcagcag CGGCTCCTGTGGGTTCTCTACGACATGGGGCACCTGGAGAG GTACCCGATGGCACTGGGCAACCTGGCCGACCTGGAGGAGCTGGAGCCGACACCAGGCAGACCAGACCCCCTCTCCATCTACCATAAG ggCATCAGCTCAGCCAGGAAGTACTACAACAATGAGCACATCTACCCCTACATGTACCTGGCTGGCTACCACTGTCGGAACAAGAATGTCAAGGAGGCGCTGGAGGCCTGGGCTGACACGGCCACTGTCATCCAGGA CTATAACTACTGCCGGGAGGATGAGGAGATCTATAAGGAATTCTTTGATGTGGCCAACGACGTGGTTCCCAACCTGCTCAAGGAGGTGGCTAACCTGGCAGAGCCACTGGAGGAGAAAGgtgctggggagagaggagag GGGTCCCCGGTGCAGGCTGGGGGCTCGGCCTTGCAGGACCCTGAGTGCTTTGCCCACCTGCTGCGCTTCTATGATGGCATCTGCAAGTGGGAGGAGGGCAGCCCCACGCCTGTGCTGCACGTGGGCTGGGCCACCTTCCTGGTGCAGTCGCTGGGACGCTTTGATGGGCAG gtgcGCCAGAAGGTGACGATCGTGGCGCGGGAGGCGGAGGCCAATGAGGACGATGAACAGGGCAGCGAGGACCCCCGCGAGGGGCGCCGCCGCGGACCCCGCCGCGAGTCCAAGCCTGAGGAGCCCCCCCTGCCCAAGAAGATCTCCGAGCGCCGGCGCCCCAGCTCAGGCCCGCGGCCAGACAAGCCCtctgcagcagagaaggaggagggggggcCCCCCGCCCCAGGGATCCCCCTGGCTGCCCCGCCTGAGGGGCCTGTCCTCACCTTCCAGAGCGAGAAGATGAAGGGCATGAAGGAGCTGCTGGTGGCAGCCAAGATCAACTCAAGCGCCATCAAGCTGCAGCTCACAGCCCAGTCCCAGGTGCAGATGAAGAAGC